The Alnus glutinosa chromosome 7, dhAlnGlut1.1, whole genome shotgun sequence genome includes a region encoding these proteins:
- the LOC133873556 gene encoding uncharacterized protein LOC133873556, with protein sequence MAKKKKRNAEIAEHIIDNIPKKYSQQPRSSKPKRRSDFSFFYSFPISNSGSLQGSSFGEVGSSNVALNSLHGRNAEGKKMPEHSLFRCSKSQNRGLRFSSNYYKTPLIEVETVAQNELFDYCSDRNVSEQTSDSTRSLECTPKKSQVTESNGFCIKPGSIVWAKTACQMWWPAEIMDERSNLADSRNQDTDGHVLVEFYGSHDFAWLDPARDLSELEDCFQERSCNPMEDFQDALKQALQRKEYLSSCRELCKSSDGPNHSDQQDEFSDKWTSSISSRADDFLERGRGKRERKRKLHFDEVTCPMISAKKVRRLRIMRYLGLTAPIGSPF encoded by the exons AtggcgaagaagaagaaacggaatgCAGAGATAGCAGAGCACATAATCGATAATATACCCAAGAAATATTCTCAACAGCCCAGAAGCTCAAAACCCAAACGCCGTTCTGACTTCTCCTTCTTCTATTCCTTTCCTATCTCCAATtcag GTTCCTTACAGGGGTCATCCTTTGGTGAAGTTGGATCATCCAATGTCGCCTTAAATAGTTTGCATGGCAGAAATgctgaaggaaaaaaaatgcctGAGCATTCTCTGTTTCGGTGCAGCAAGTCACAGAATAGAGGACTGCGATTCTCATCCAATTACTATAAAACTCCACTCATAGAAGTGGAAACAGTAGCCCAAAATGAACTTTTTGACTACTGCAGCGATAG AAATGTCAGTGAACAAACAAGTGATAGTACTAGATCATTGGAATGTACCCCCAAAAAATCACAGGTTACAGAAAGCAACGGCTTTTGTATAAAACCAGGAAGTATTGTGTGGGCTAAAACAGCTTGCCAAATGTGGTGGCCTGCTGAG ATCATGGATGAAAGATCCAATCTAGCTGACTCAAGGAACCAGGATACTGATGGACATGTCTTGGTAGAGTTTTATGGAAGTCACGACTT TGCTTGGCTTGATCCTGCAAGAGATCTTTCTGAGCTTGAGGAT TGCTTCCAAGAAAGGAGCTGTAACCCTATGGAAGATTTTCAAGATGCTTTAAAACAA GCCCTACAAAGGAAAGAATATCTGAGTTCATGCAGAGAGTTGTGTAAAAGCTCCGACGGGCCCAATCACTCAGATCAACAAGATGAGTTCTCTG ATAAATGGACTTCATCAATCTCAAGCAGAGCAGATGATTTCCTTGAAAGAGGGAGGGGCAAGAGGGAGCGAAAGCGTAAACTACACTTTGAT GAGGTGACATGTCCAATGATATCGGCTAAGAAGGTTCGACGGCTTAGGATAATGCGATACCTTGGCCTTACCGCTCCAATTGGTTCTCCTTTTTGA